The Solea senegalensis isolate Sse05_10M linkage group LG18, IFAPA_SoseM_1, whole genome shotgun sequence DNA segment AAGAGCGCCCACATCAGCAGTGAAGGTAGAACTCATCAGGCAATGCAAAACCAGTATTTCCACTCTCCATTGTTGTTGTAAGATGACTAATAGTGATACGTTAGTGATGCAGTGACATTTTACTGGTGTAGCTGATGTCATTACTCTGGGTTCAGTCCAAGTCTGACTCTACAAACTTAAGCAACACGAAGGAACACTTTGCATTACAATATACTTAACACATTTCAACTTAGTAATATGCTAACTATCAATTTTGATCCACCAAAGATTGCATGTGAAGATAAAGCCTACAGTAATAATCATTATCAAGCTATGACTTGAAAATAGCATGATATTACCACATTATTACCTAATTATAAGCGTTACACTACAACTAAACCAAAAATAAGTACATTACTTACTGCCTCATGTGAGCTtgttatgtcttttatttattctgtctttatttattattctgtgcaGCACTTCAGTCCgatgtggttgttttaaagtgcttcataaataaagtttggaTTGGATTACTTCGATGTACATAATTTATTTCCGCCACAAACACCTGAGTCGGCTCCATTCACTGATGAAAATGCACCTAAAAGCTAGTGAGAGGACAATTGAACCTtttgacatttaaagctgcatctaaatgtcaataaaaaaaaataatgcggTTGACAGTTTTGATTACTGTCCACAACAAGCATATTTCGGAATACCTGGTTTGTGATGGATGTTAGCTTTCGATCCACATTTGGATGTCACGGTGCTCAGGTCGATCTTTTTGTGCACAATTTGAACCTGCGGAGGGAACGAGACAAAGAAACCAAAGATGTGGTTAAATATGGTTTTCATTGGGTACAATCACAGTGCAGCCACTTGACATGCAAATACATAGAAGCTGGTCAGTTAGGACGTGGAATAAAACTGTGTTCAAAGAGGGGGGAAACAGAGATTGACAGAGCAAGTGTACTGTGTTTATACAAGGTCAAAGTGGATTAGGTACATTTACTGCCACTTtaatcacacacaaatgttatgttgaACATGCACTGCTCACGACTGGCTGTAGATAAAAAGTCTGACATGATCTCGCCTCAGTCTCTCCTGTCACAGCCGTTTGTCTCGTAACACAAAAGCTGCTCAGTCGCCTCACAGCTGAGGTCATCTCACAACAACAGGCACAGTTTGTTGGTAGAGGCAAAGGATAGAGACTCTTTGTTGCTCTGTGGAGACTCCCTCTTACATTTCAATGGGACAATTAATTAGTTCACATTTGGATcagtgtgaataaaaaaaaacaaaaaaaacatccacataCAGGATTCATGCGTGTTGGTTTTTAGGGGCCTTGTACGGAGCCCCTAAAGAGACATGGGGAAAAAAGTTTCTTGTGCCccatgtccctttaggggctccgtagCCTTGTCTGGGTGGTTACGGGTTTTTTGGACAACAGATTACAGTCAGACCAAACAAGCACGGATTCAACAGTGTCATCAAGCTTACATACAGTAGACCATGAGCATGACATAATGCCGTGACCGTAAACAGACAATCGTCAAAGTCTAAAAGGAAAACAACTACCGGTGCAGTAACAGTAGTTCTCTTGTTATGAAATGCTCATGCCTGTTTATAAGTTGAACGATAAAGCTGTTAATGGGGCGTGTTACCAGGTGTGAGAGTCAGAGGGATACTGGGTTGGACACACGGGAGGTTTCGTGCACTCTGACATCCTGCTCCTTTAAGAGGAGGCATTCAGTAGAAGCAAGGGTCAAGGTGTTTATTTGGCAGCAGCTGCATACCTGCAGCTTGCCACGGGCTGTTCCCTTGGTTATCTACTCACATTGCCACCACCGGgtacatgttttatattatcTTTGGAGCCACACCGGGACTGCACATTGCTTAAGTCCAGCTTCTTATCAAGAATGTGTACCTGGAAAGTcaatatgtggaaaaaaagactgTTATCCTGGAGAAAGCAAACGGCAGCTGTGCTGCTAATGAGGACCATTTCTGAAGAGCTCGTTTTTAGAGGGACACGTTTGAGCTTACTATGGAcgataatgaggacaggtgaaagacaTGTTCTCATTCATCTTAAAGAGGCGCTGGAGTGATTGAGAAGACGCCCTGAGTTACTAACATTTCCACCTCTGCGTACATGATTGAAACTGACTGTTTTGATCAAGAAGAGCAGAAgacaacttcctgtttcaccCGCGAGGGTTGATTGTCACTGCAGAGCAGAGATACTCAAGGCTGCTGTCGAGTTCATCCCTTAAGTTACTTACATTGCCGCCACCGGGTACATGTGTCATATTGTCTTTGGAGCCACACTTAGACTGGACATTACTATAATCCACCTTCTGTTCAAGGATTTTAACCTGGAAAAGCACAGATTTGAGGGGAGGAGACTGTGAGCCCTTGAGTAAGAATGAGACCATCAAACTGTGACATATTGTACAGAAAAGTCATCCTTGTGCTAATGAGAGAGGATGCTTCTACTGCAAGAAACAAATCTGTGTTGTATTATCTGTTTGTGGCAAATATCAGTGTCCACATTTCTCACCTTGCCACCACCGGGCTTGTGCTTTAAGTTGTCTTTAGAGCCACAGCGAGCTTGGACGTTGGTCAAGTCCAGCTTCTTCTCCAGGATTTGGACCTGCAGGGTGCGAAAGGAGACAAAGGGGTTCTTCAGAAATGACGGAGAGAAgtgcgggaggaggaggaggaggagaagaagaaggtgaagaTGATGGGATGTCAGCCCCAAACAGTTGGAAATGAGGTGTTACGGGGATGATGACTGCACACATTTGACTCGTTGCATTAAAGCTGTCATCCATTGTTGTAGGCGTTTTATATTCAGCCACTACAGAACTGACAACACGGTCCGCTAGACTCAATAAATAGAAATACATGTTTTCATGGAAAACATGTGACATAATGTCAGTTTCCACACAtgataaatcataaatcatacaATTTCAACAGATATTACAGATGCCAGCTTGAATGCATTTAAGCAGTTGACATTCAAAGTCAAGAACTAAAACAGTCTATTAAAGTAATCCAATGACCAGTCTGTGAGTGTCTCTCCTCTGAGAGGTGACCACTTCATATTGTTCACTTTATCGCCAAAGGTTGGTTCTGAGGTATCATAACTGCAGAGATACTCCAGAGGCGGGCGTTGAGTTCATCCCTCAGTTACTCACATTGCCGCCACCGGGTACATGTTTGATCTTGTCTTTGGAGCCACACTTAGACTGGACATTACTATAGTCCACCTTCTGATCAAGGACTTGTACCTGGAAGAATGAAAATGTCAGCTTTTAGAGAGTTTTGGGAGTAGATGGAGACGGTTATTTCACACACGAGCCGTGAAGCTTGAAAACAAACTGCCAGGTTCAAAAGACTGTCAACACGTGCTGCAGAGGTTTGTGTAAACGCATGCAGCCTGAGCAGCGAGACCACCCCTGCGCTTTTGTCTTGAAAATGGTTTTTGAAGCTGTTTATACCAAGTGTGTTTTAAGTTCTCTCTCATTTCATCCAGAACTGACAAGGACAAACAGCAGGATGGAGTACAGGAGGATGATTGCTGCAATCAGAGAGGGAACAAAACCATTTGTCATCAGCACAGTGAGCAGCGTGTATGGATTAGGGTTTCTTCTCTCATCTGCCTTCAAAATGTCAGGAGGATAAATGAAACGTTCTCTGACAATGGCAGTTACACACCTCACACGTGTCCACCacagaacaaacacatgcatatttgcacacacaaggTTTTAGTGCAACAAGCATTTCTCACAACAGGTCTGGTCTTAGTGGCTGGTTCAAAAATGTCAAGTGTATCAAACCCTAACGCGTTTAGTGAGATCTGGGTAAAAGAAGactaaatcagtcaagattatGTTCAGATTATGCTGATTTGGTGGATTTATGTGCTTATAATTGCTTCTAAGAGAGGGAAATGTTAAAACCCTGTGGTGCAGGACTGTACACAAAGTGAGATTGGGTGTTTGGAATGAGCGGCGACACGCAGTCTTGGTTCTGCAATGGAAAAACTGTGGCAGCTGAGAAATGTTCAAATCATACCTAAAAGGTTAGTTTCACTCTCACAGCGGCTTCTTCTCATGCAACAGTTTGCTGGAATGGATGAAAACTCTATCTCCATCTCATGTAGCATGAGGCGTAGTCAGGTTACCTTTCCACCTCCAGGCTGGTGCTTGATGTTGTCTGTGGAGCCGATCTTGGACCTGACGTTCTTCAGGTCCGGCATTGGCGCTGCGGCGGCCAGAGGAGCCGGGGGGCGGCTCTTGAGCGAACCTGGTGATTTGGGGGTAGAACGCACCACCGCCACCTTTTTCACTTTGTTGGCCTCGGCCGCTGACTTTGCAGCAGCTGCTTGGCTCGCGGGGGATTTGGGAGTTCCAGGGCTGCTCTGTCCACTCATCACATCTTAAGCAATCATAGAAGCAACAGGTcagactttttttaaacaaagatggTCATGCacgaaagaaaatgaatgaaaataataattagaaaatagaaataaactAAGTGCCTTCTTGACTAAAAGCTGACCAAGTGGACCAGGCTGTGTTAGTGTGGCCATGCGACCCTAAATCtgaactccttttttttttacctttttcattttttggagTGGGAGTTTTCTTGGCACTAGCTGTATCACGAGAAATATGACACATCAtgagtaaatgtttaaataatacTCCTAATAAAGTAACAGAAATATTCACTTCCATACCTGGTTGAGCTGCAGTTCTTGCAGTAACTTTGGTTACGGGGTTTGGAGATTTTGCAGCACCCACACCCTGGAAAATAAGAACACAGTGTACAAATCATGCTTGTAGGACTTATTCTTATTTTTGCTGAAGGTTTGAGTGCATTCAGGCTTCTTAACACCTTcttaagttgttatttttccatGAACCCCTCAAATAAAACTTGATCGCTTAAGTGTCAAACAAACTGATCATCACTTAATCCaccttttgtaaaaaaataaaataaaactaaactctGTGCATCATTCAGACCTGTACTTACTCCTGGGCTGCTGGATTTAATGGGGATGGAGCTGTGGCCGTTTCGGGGAGAGGCGGGTGATTTGTTGCCCTTGGTGAAAATGGTTGGTCTTTTAAGGTGAGATGTTGGTGAGGTGGCAGTTTGGGTCTTTTTcatgaaagaaggaaaaatgaaatggaaaaacaggaatTCTACTGACAatgaacaataaacaaacaataaatgaatggcAATGGAATGGTCTGATGGATGAAATGTTAAAGGATCCCTCTGGTGGCTCCAATTATGAAGCCAATCCCACTTATTGTGGCCTTATTTAAACTGGCTACAGCCTGGACAAGTCACCAGTCTATCACAatatacagagacaaaaaatatGCACACTTACAGCCAATAACCATATGTTTTGACCCACCTACTTTTGTGGACTTTTAAACCTATGAAAATCTGACACTTTATGCAATTCATACGCATAAGACCAAAGTTTTATTGAATAATTATGATCCTTTACATGTATAGTAATGAAAGTAAATCACACACAACCTAAAAAAGGCTCTTGGTTACATACCTTGTCCGTGGAGCCATTATCCACCTTTGCTTGAGCTACAGAACAAAAAGGAACTCGGAGTTAATTTCACTTTtgctttcaggtgtgtgtgtgtgtgtgtgtgtgttgacattcacaaaaataaaaatccaattaAGTGAAACTGGTGATGTTGGGGTATCCAGCATGCAGCGTGACACATGATGCACACACAGTTCCTgtggaactaaaaaaaaatgagacttTTTGGGGGGGGCTGAACCaggagatggagagatgaaACAAAAAGCTAAAGTGGGGAGGGAGGACAACAGGCGTCTCCTCAGGTCAAAGTTACCGTCCatatagaaaatattcagaggGAGAAGTGCTGCATAACATTCAGCAGAAGCTGCGTTGTAAATCAAACAAGTGGAAGGAGGAAACTAAAGAGGACTTGTTCTGAACTGGTGTGTACGACAGCAAACACAGACCTTTGAAAATAGCGACCGGCACCAGAGACTTTCGGGCTGGAGAGCTTTGGGGGGGAGTTCTCTGCAGCTCGGTGGTAACTGTGGTCTGAGCCACACTGCCTCTCGTCTCTGAGTCATTAGAAATGTCAGGCCTTGAATAGCCGTCCCTGTGTAACAATGAGTCACTGCTGCCGCTTTCGGCCTCCATGTCAGATGGCATTTTGGTTAAAAGGCTGTCTTCCTCAGACATGTCCCTGCTGCTCTTTGTTGGATGAAGATCCTCTGAAGGAGAATCAAACCAAGATTGAGGTGGACTTTGAGTAGCGTGTTGTGTTTCTGGGGTGACGTTACTGTCGGACTCTATAGCTGCGTCATCAGCAGTCAGCCCATCGTTTATTTGCTCAGAGACGAGCTCCTCTCCTTGACTGCTCTTGTTGCCGATGGACGTAAGGTCTTCCAAAGCTGTGCTCCTGACTAAAGCCGTCCCAGAGAGATTGCTCATCTCATTCAGGCACTCTGAGGCATCTAGGCTGATTGCTCTCTGAGCGTCCACTGCTCCACTCCACTCTGGACTCCCCCCACTGGCCTGCACATCTCCCGTAATCTCTGACCTGCAGCCGAGGTCTTCAGAGGCCCACAGAGAGTCACTCAGCCTCTTCCCACACTCTCCCCCTGCCGTGTTTCCTGGGTCCTGGGAGCAGGAAGCTCCCATGAAGTCAACATCCTCTCTGGCAgctccatcagcagcagcaggctttGAGCCGTCGCCCTCAAACACTCCAGTACCAGGCTGTGCTAATTTGTTTGAAAAGCAGATTAATCATGACATTCACAGCACTCGTTTGCCGTCTCCCccattgaaagaaagaaagaaagaaaaagtgatatCCTCTTGTGTTTCACGGAGCGTGATGTGCAAGACGACTCATGAACTGAGAGGTGATTGATGGTGGttggatttatttaaaagaaaaatgtgttcacaAGAAAATCAAATGACATGGAAATGGAGACTGATGCATCACACTGGGGCAACAGATGGCAGATGATTCATTCCAGTGAACATAAGCAACAACAGACACATAATGTGTGCATTTTCGTGGTAAACATTATGTTTAAAATGAGTGATGGAACCGTGCAAAAATAATACAGACTCTTTTCTAAATCAATGGTCTTTGTTCTAACtgttaatctgtgtgtgtttttgtttgttttagtttgccCCCAAAAGCACTTTGTAATTGTTAAATACCGTGATTAATCTCTGAGTGGTCACAATTGTATGAAAACTTCATTTAACGactatttttttgttcattaatgcATCCCTTGAATTAAAATTTGAttgaaaaaatattacatttaaactcTAAAAGGGTAAGTAGGTCAATCCAGACTCATTCATACCTTACCTGTCCTTACCCATACTATAGAACAAAAGTAGCAGCAGAGAATAGCTCCTTTCCATCactgttgcttctttttttttaatcatctatGTCCTGcagtaaataaatgtgaaacaGGCTGAGTGCGATCGATACGACATAAAACAGCCTACCTGtggacgctgctgctgctgctcctcctgctgctgatgagacacatgaggagacatgagagCATGATCAGTAATGAGTTTCTGTCGTTCATCATCGATGaatgcactcactcactgccaAGAAATCAATACCAGGCCCACATACGCCGTGCCCTAAGCTAATGCAAAAAAACCAacgcaagaaaaaaaaaaaatcatttgaaaacattagAAGAAATATGCGAAAGGAAAAGAGCGACTGACTTCTGACGTCTGTTTCTAACATTATTCTGACTAGATCACAGCAGGCTTAAATCTGCCCGTGGTTTGGACATGGCTTTCACTCTGTAACCAtcttacttgttttgttttttttgtagtagtAGTAACCATCGAAGCAAGTATGAGACAAAAGccaaagaggaaataaaatgtagctgaaagaaaaagataGTAAgcttcatttcacacacaagacaaacacaagagCAGCCAGGTTAAAGGTAGAtctgcattcattcactcatcttctactgctttattctccacatgaaggtcacgggGGTCACCAAgcccagctgacacaggacgAAAGGCAGGGCCACATAGGAATaaaaccattcattctcacacctacggtcaatttacagtgtccagtTTGCATCATCCCAAAATccgcatgtttctggactgtgggaggaaacccacgcacacacggggagaatgcagatctgcattttttttgcaaaatgtctattttctaaccattctggggaaaaaaataatactataAGCGCtctgaaatgaaaaattaaaggCACAAGCAGCTGGAGAGGAAAGCGCGCTACAAAGACAGGAGGCATACCGGGGTGCCCCTCGTCTTCATGTGAGACACCAGACACTGCGTCAACACTGTCGTCCACCTCTGCACACGCAGCTGTGGAATAAAATGGACGTATGTCACTCAGTTTGTGTATTTTACATCCTCATTTACATCCTCGTTAGCTGCCAGCACAGCAGTTGCTACTCTTCTGAAGGATCCAGttcatcaaaataaatcataataaacgACTATagtttaaacaattaaaaaacttGTGTGGTTAGTGGTGGGGTTTAATGATAGGGAGTATTTGCAATGTTGCATTTGTTATAAATCATCATCTGACTGAGTGAGCTGCACATCGACGCCGCTGGAAACCTAATGTTTAgaacctgcttaagtctattgtgagggtttgtgtgtgtgttttttgcaatgcttttattttgtagtccTCCTGTTTTCCCGCTGCTGGTTCGTGGACTTCCTGGCAGGTGCTGTGATTGTTGCTCACTCATTGGAATCACCTGTGGCAGTGTTGACTCACTGTTAAACTCCAGTCttctgctctcactctctctctctctcgtcgcCAGATTGTTTGTTATCCATATTAGAAGTTTTTCGTTGAGAGTGTGTCTCCCTTT contains these protein-coding regions:
- the mapta gene encoding microtubule-associated protein tau isoform X13, whose amino-acid sequence is MDYVNNASNSCSSGDAVSASLANMNLKDQHNQENGVQMGHMKVRSLAFPSLQPSLVRPFSPFPFSISSHSDGKWCTESGPCAELNNSDTQSACAEVDDSVDAVSGVSHEDEGHPAAGGAAAAASTAQAKVDNGSTDKTQTATSPTSHLKRPTIFTKGNKSPASPRNGHSSIPIKSSSPGGVGAAKSPNPVTKVTARTAAQPASAKKTPTPKNEKDVMSGQSSPGTPKSPASQAAAAKSAAEANKVKKVAVVRSTPKSPGSLKSRPPAPLAAAAPMPDLKNVRSKIGSTDNIKHQPGGGKVQVLDQKVDYSNVQSKCGSKDKIKHVPGGGNVQILEKKLDLTNVQARCGSKDNLKHKPGGGKVHILDKKLDLSNVQSRCGSKDNIKHVPGGGNVQIVHKKIDLSTVTSKCGSKANIHHKPGGGNIEIKNEKVDFKVQSKIRSLDNIGHVPGGGQRKIESHKLSFRETAKARTDHGAEIVSLEDSPHQLSTVSSSGSINMADSPQLSTLADQVSASLAKQGL
- the mapta gene encoding microtubule-associated protein tau isoform X14, translating into MKRGPPTSGCINNYFLQTQCLFTFSGDGPEFVLTGRPSVHEPDLRLAMDYVNNASNSCSSGDAVSASLANMNLKDQHNQENGVQMGHMKAACAEVDDSVDAVSGVSHEDEGHPAAGGAAAAASTAQAKVDNGSTDKTQTATSPTSHLKRPTIFTKGNKSPASPRNGHSSIPIKSSSPGGVGAAKSPNPVTKVTARTAAQPASAKKTPTPKNEKDVMSGQSSPGTPKSPASQAAAAKSAAEANKVKKVAVVRSTPKSPGSLKSRPPAPLAAAAPMPDLKNVRSKIGSTDNIKHQPGGGKVQVLDQKVDYSNVQSKCGSKDKIKHVPGGGNVQILEKKLDLTNVQARCGSKDNLKHKPGGGKVHILDKKLDLSNVQSRCGSKDNIKHVPGGGNVQIVHKKIDLSTVTSKCGSKANIHHKPGGGNIEIKNEKVDFKVQSKIRSLDNIGHVPGGGQRKIESHKLSFRETAKARTDHGAEIVSLEDSPHQLSTVSSSGSINMADSPQLSTLADQVSASLAKQGL
- the mapta gene encoding microtubule-associated protein tau isoform X10; the encoded protein is MKRGPPTSGCINNYFLQTQCLFTFSGDGPEFVLTGRPSVHEPDLRLAMDYVNNASNSCSSGDAVSASLANMNLKDQHNQENGVQMGHMKENGAVLGENGVKSVCEVSQPESCDDVVQTAACAEVDDSVDAVSGVSHEDEGHPAAGGAAAAASTAQAKVDNGSTDKTQTATSPTSHLKRPTIFTKGNKSPASPRNGHSSIPIKSSSPGGVGAAKSPNPVTKVTARTAAQPASAKKTPTPKNEKDVMSGQSSPGTPKSPASQAAAAKSAAEANKVKKVAVVRSTPKSPGSLKSRPPAPLAAAAPMPDLKNVRSKIGSTDNIKHQPGGGKVQVLDQKVDYSNVQSKCGSKDKIKHVPGGGNVQILEKKLDLTNVQARCGSKDNLKHKPGGGKVHILDKKLDLSNVQSRCGSKDNIKHVPGGGNVQIVHKKIDLSTVTSKCGSKANIHHKPGGGNIEIKNEKVDFKVQSKIRSLDNIGHVPGGGQRKIESHKLSFRETAKARTDHGAEIVSLEDSPHQLSTVSSSGSINMADSPQLSTLADQVSASLAKQGL
- the mapta gene encoding microtubule-associated protein tau isoform X8 gives rise to the protein MKRGPPTSGCINNYFLQTQCLFTFSGDGPEFVLTGRPSVHEPDLRLAMDYVNNASNSCSSGDAVSASLANMNLKDQHNQENGVQMGHMKVRSLAFPSLQPSLVRPFSPFPFSISSHSDGKWCTESGPCAELNNSDTQSACAEVDDSVDAVSGVSHEDEGHPAGGAAAAASTAQAKVDNGSTDKTQTATSPTSHLKRPTIFTKGNKSPASPRNGHSSIPIKSSSPGGVGAAKSPNPVTKVTARTAAQPASAKKTPTPKNEKDVMSGQSSPGTPKSPASQAAAAKSAAEANKVKKVAVVRSTPKSPGSLKSRPPAPLAAAAPMPDLKNVRSKIGSTDNIKHQPGGGKVQVLDQKVDYSNVQSKCGSKDKIKHVPGGGNVQILEKKLDLTNVQARCGSKDNLKHKPGGGKVHILDKKLDLSNVQSRCGSKDNIKHVPGGGNVQIVHKKIDLSTVTSKCGSKANIHHKPGGGNIEIKNEKVDFKVQSKIRSLDNIGHVPGGGQRKIESHKLSFRETAKARTDHGAEIVSLEDSPHQLSTVSSSGSINMADSPQLSTLADQVSASLAKQGL
- the mapta gene encoding microtubule-associated protein tau isoform X16, whose translation is MKRGPPTSGCINNYFLQTQCLFTFSGDGPEFVLTGRPSVHEPDLRLAMDYVNNASNSCSSGDAVSASLANMNLKDQHNQENGVQMGHMKAGGAAAAASTAQAKVDNGSTDKTQTATSPTSHLKRPTIFTKGNKSPASPRNGHSSIPIKSSSPGGVGAAKSPNPVTKVTARTAAQPASAKKTPTPKNEKDVMSGQSSPGTPKSPASQAAAAKSAAEANKVKKVAVVRSTPKSPGSLKSRPPAPLAAAAPMPDLKNVRSKIGSTDNIKHQPGGGKVQVLDQKVDYSNVQSKCGSKDKIKHVPGGGNVQILEKKLDLTNVQARCGSKDNLKHKPGGGKVHILDKKLDLSNVQSRCGSKDNIKHVPGGGNVQIVHKKIDLSTVTSKCGSKANIHHKPGGGNIEIKNEKVDFKVQSKIRSLDNIGHVPGGGQRKIESHKLSFRETAKARTDHGAEIVSLEDSPHQLSTVSSSGSINMADSPQLSTLADQVSASLAKQGL
- the mapta gene encoding microtubule-associated protein tau isoform X7, which codes for MKRGPPTSGCINNYFLQTQCLFTFSGDGPEFVLTGRPSVHEPDLRLAMDYVNNASNSCSSGDAVSASLANMNLKDQHNQENGVQMGHMKVRSLAFPSLQPSLVRPFSPFPFSISSHSDGKWCTESGPCAELNNSDTQSACAEVDDSVDAVSGVSHEDEGHPAAGGAAAAASTAQAKVDNGSTDKTQTATSPTSHLKRPTIFTKGNKSPASPRNGHSSIPIKSSSPGGVGAAKSPNPVTKVTARTAAQPASAKKTPTPKNEKDVMSGQSSPGTPKSPASQAAAAKSAAEANKVKKVAVVRSTPKSPGSLKSRPPAPLAAAAPMPDLKNVRSKIGSTDNIKHQPGGGKVQVLDQKVDYSNVQSKCGSKDKIKHVPGGGNVQILEKKLDLTNVQARCGSKDNLKHKPGGGKVHILDKKLDLSNVQSRCGSKDNIKHVPGGGNVQIVHKKIDLSTVTSKCGSKANIHHKPGGGNIEIKNEKVDFKVQSKIRSLDNIGHVPGGGQRKIESHKLSFRETAKARTDHGAEIVSLEDSPHQLSTVSSSGSINMADSPQLSTLADQVSASLAKQGL